In Eremothecium gossypii ATCC 10895 chromosome V, complete sequence, the genomic stretch gcgcgcgcgggctATTTATACGGCAGGGGCGGTCCAGTTTTttcgcgcgcgcgcgccgtgCAGGGGGACCGGCGGCCCGCGCGCTTCGCCCCCCCGCGGCGAAGGCGCGGTACCGGGCGCTGCggcccgcggccgcgcacgcTAGCGAAGCGGCCGATTAGTATGGGTAGACACGGCGGGAAAAAGAAAGGGGCGGGCGTATATAAACAcggggcgggcgcgcgggtTTGTTCCCCTCTGCCTCCCCGCAGCAAACATGGCAAGAACCAAGCAGACAGCAAGAAAGTCCACGGGTGGCAAGGCGCCCAGAAAGCAGCTCGCGTCCAAGGCGGCGCGCAAGTCCGCACCAtcgacgggcggtgtgaAGAAGCCGCACAGATACAAGCCGGGCACGGTGGCGTTGCGGGAAATCCGGCGCTTCCAGAAGTCCACGGAGCTCTTGATCCGCAAGCTTCCGTTCCAGCGGTTGGTGCGCGAGATCGCGCAGGACTTCAAGACGGACTTGCGGTTCCAGTCGTCGGCCATCGGCGCGTTGCAGGAGTCGGTGGAGGCGTACCTCGTGTCGTTGTTCGAGGACACGAACTTGGCGGCGATCCACGCGAAGCGGGTGACGATCCAGAAGAAGGACATCAAGTTGGCGCGCCGGTTGCGCGGCGAGCGCTCGTGAGCGCGCGCGGGGTAATTTAGGTTTTGGCGGGGGTTTCTTTTCTGGGAATAGAAGCGTTTTTTTGAGCGCCCCCGGTACGTACTCATGTTCATCTGTGTATCATAGGTTTTCTAGTCTATATCGATAGTTTTAATATCCGATGGttgttgcgaaggtgtgcggcgtgcgggacgcgggcgcggcggcggcggcggcggcggcgggcgcggggTTCGTGGGGATGGTGTGTGTgccggggcggcggcggacggTGGGCCGCGAGGAGGCGCGCGCGAttgcggcggcggtgcgGGGCGCGCCGGGGACGAGGCTGGTGGGCGTGTTCCAAGACCAGGCGCCGGAGGAGGTGCTGCGGTtgcagcgcgagctggGGCTGGACGCGGTGCAGCTGCACGGCGCGGAGGACTGGGCGGCGTTCCGGGCGCAGCTGCCGGCGAGCACGCTGCTGATCAAGAGCTTCGTATTTCCCCGGGACTGCGAGGCCGCGCTGGCGATGCACcgggccgcgcgcggccgcaaCTGCATGGTGCTCTTCgacgcggcgggcggcggcagcggcgcgcggctggactgggccgcgctggcggcgtGGGGCGCGGCGCACGCGGACGTGCAGTTCATGCTGGCGGGCGGGCTGACGCCGGCCAACGTCGCGGAGGCCGCGCGCCTGCCGGGCGTGGTCGCGGTCGACGTCAGCAGCGGCGTGGAGACCGGCGGCGCGAAGGACGGCAACAAGATCCGGCAGTTTGTCGAGAACGCAAAAGGTATATAATCGTATCTAAGCTCTATAAGACTCAGGCGGAGCCGGAGATGAAGAACCACTTGTCGATGGACTTGTCGATGGGCGCGTCTGGGAGCGGGTTGGCGGCCGGGACGGCAGCGGCGACCTCGGGCGCGTACGCGACGGACTCCTGCAACGTGGAGTTGGCCAGGGAGACCTTCTTGTCGTCGGCGGCCTTGCCGGCGACCAACTGGCACCAGGCCTCGTGGCACTCGCGGATCACGTCGAGCGCGTACTTCCGGTTCTTGGCCTCGCCGGAGAACGCGAACTGGTTCTCAGGCTTGCCGTCAGGGATCTTATAGATGCGGAACCACTCGTTGGTGGCGCGCAACAGGCCCGGTAGGTGCTTCTCGACGTCCTCGATGTCGTTCAACTTGGGCGCCAACGGGTCGTGCACGTCGATCACGATGATCTTCCAGTCGGTCTCGCCCTCGTCGAGCAACGCCATCACGCCAAGCACCTTGACCTGCTTCACCTGCCCGGTGTACGCGATGGTCTCACCAATCTCGAGCACGTCGAGCGGGTCGTTGTCACCGTATGCCTTGGTCTCCGGGTGCGCCACGTTGGGGTCCTCCCACGTCTGGGGGAACGCGCCGTAGTTGTGGATGTAGCCGTGGTGGGGGAAGCAGTTTCTGACGTATCTGAGCTTGCCCTTCTTGGTGTCCTGGATGATGGGGTTCATCGCCTCCTCCTTCGTGATTTCAAGCTTGGCGTTGGTCCATCTTGGGATCTCCACCACCATGTTGAAGATTTGGTTCTCCTCGTCCGCGTACAATGGGATGTCGTGGAACGGCGAGACGACCTTGCCGGCCTTCTCGATGAACACCCGGTAGTCCAAGGTGTTCTTAGCTCCAATCTGTCTGGTAGTGTAGCTCATTGCAAAACTGCTGAGGAAATAGGGGATAGAAGTGCTATTGAGAAGTGGAAAAGTCTTTCTGCTGGTGAAAACTTTTTCAGGTGGAATGCTGCCAGCACAGCTGGACGCGGTGACCTGGCAAGAACGCCTGGCGGGTGCGGGGCTATATAGTGCTGGCGTGGTGTGCAGTGCACGTGGCAGAAGTTGCGTGACCAGCGTTGGAAACCTGGGATCAGGTACTTGGGCGCCAGCGTTTCGTCGCGGTCACGCCCGGCGCATATAGCCCGGCGCAGTCCGCTAGACGCTCGTATTGCTTCTATGGCCAAGTTGGTAAGGCGCCACACTAGTAATGTGGAGATCATCAGTTCGAATCTGGTTGGAAGCATTATTTTTACATGGGTACACAGGCTAGTTAGTGTCAGCGGATGAACTCCTGGTCGATGATGACGTCGTCCTGGTCCGGCCCGACCGGGTTGGCGCCCGCGACGCTCACCACGCTCTGCTGGCGCGCCTTCATCAACACCTTCTCGAACTTGTCGCGGTGGGGCTCGTTAATGCGGATGCCCTCCCGGAGTGAAAACGCTTGCCTGCACATCGGACAGAGGCCCTTGGACGTGGAGGTGTTGAGCCACTGGTAGATGCAGTGGACGTGGAAGTTGTGGTGGCATGAGCCGACGATCAACGGGCACGTCTCGCCCGGGAGCTTGCAGTTGGGGCAGGTGCCGTTGTAGCTTCCGCGGCAGATTCCACAAACGTCTtcttcgtcctcgtcctcgtaGACGGGTGAGTCGCGCTTCAACTCCTTCGGCACGTCCCAGTACCAGGACGCCACGCACTGGATGTTGTTTATTTGGAGCTGCATGGTGCCGCGTTCCGTGCAGCAGGAGTGGTTGCGGTTACCTATATATGTTGTCTAAAGCTAAAAATTGTCATGCAACGACAAGTTTTTGTATCGGCGGTAAAGGCGCGCGGCGGTGTGCAGCCTAGGAGTTCGACGGGCGCTGTTTTTGCGTTACGGTGATTTTGCCATTAGCCCACTTACGGAGGCTCTCCAGAAGCTCGCCCGTTTTGTGGAGCTCCATAATGCTATCGTGGCCGCCGCGCGAGACCCCGTTGATAACGAGGTTCGGCACGGTGCTGCGCGCGGTAGTCTTCGTGACGTATTTCTGGAGCTCGGCGCCGTTGGCGTGCTTATCGAGCTCGACCACTTGATAGTCGGGCAGGAACTCGTAGTTGTTGTTCAAAAGCTGTTTCAAGCCCGAGCTCAACGGACAGGTACTCTTGGAAAAGACCACCATCGAGGACAACGAGAGGATCTCGTTGTACGTCTTGGCCGCATCGAACAGCACCTTTgactgctgctgcgcacgCGCAACATCGACGTCTTCTTTGCTTGCGGCCACGGCGCCCTCCGCGCCCTTGGACAGGAGCTGCACGCTTGGCTCCTCGGCCTCCACGGTGTCCTGCACGCTGGGCGCGTTAGGCACTGGCCGCGGCGCTATCGGCGTGACGAACTGGTCGCTGGTCGTACCATTCTGGATAATAAAGTACGTAAGGACGAGGAGCACGCCTGTGACCAGGAGCATCCGCATCCCCCGCCTCGAGATGAACTTACTGTTAGATTTGGGTAGCATATGTGCTGTTTTCTCGCTCGTGCGCGCCTGCCTGATGTTGGATGCTAGGAAGAGCGGAAGAGAATCCCGGATTTCTTTATATATGACCTTGCCTTAGGCGGACTGCTTTTAAAGTTCAATTTTCGTCGTTTCTTATACACGCCTCTAATATGAAGTAATAAGCTGGCTTCTACCAATATACTAAAAACTAAGGTATAATGTCCGCAAATCAGTGCAGCAGATTAGAAGGATGCCTGATTACATAGGTTTACGTCTTCCGCAAGGCTTCTTCATGTGTGCTCTCAAGAAATTTCAGCCTGTCCTCGACATACTTGCACATCGAGTTCCACTTTGCTGGCCTTGACAACTTGTCTTTGTAGAATTTGAGCTGGACCTTCCGGACGCAGAGGTATTCGTTGAGGACCCGGAACGACTCGAGCTCTATGTCGTAGTTGTGCAGCTTGTCCAGGTGGCTGTACGAGCGGAAGTGGCTCCCGTTCTCCATCAGCAGTTGTTTCTCCGACATCTTAAGGGGCTCAAACTTCGGCAGGTTGGCGTGCACAAACATCACGTCTACGGGGGGCTGATTGGGGTCCTCGAAGTACTTTTTGTAGAACCCCTCGACCGTGTACTCCGGGTCGTACTGCTGCGACTTGGCGTACTTGGTCTTCACGTCCTCTCTGGCGGCCTCGTAGCGGCGGTAGTCCTCTCTGAAGTCGTGTTGCAGCATGGCCACGCCAGAGAAGCCCTTCTTCGTATGGTAGCCTTCGGCGCCCGTGGAGGTTCTAACCTGGTAATAGGGCTTCCGGTAGAAGTTGGCGGCGGCAATGAATGTTTCTTTGTCACCCTCTCCGGGTGCGCCCTGCGAGAATAGAGGGTAGTACCACGTCTCGCCGTTGACGTTGTAGTACAGGGAGAGCAGCACTGTGCTCAGGTGCCTTTCCTTGTCGATTAGCAGCTGGCCGGACTCTGTCGAGGGGTCTGGCAGCGTACCCTCCATGTCGTGCATCGGTATACTAGACAGATCCTTCATGTTCTGGGTATACACCGAGGCCGGGGTCAGGTTATCTATATGGTTCCGGACGCGGCGGTTGTAGTCCACCTGGACGCGGGCGATCTCGTAGTAGTCCGGGCTGGTGGACCTGCGCCAGAAGTCGGGCCACAGCACAAGGCCGTGTTCGACGTATGGCTTTGACTGGAAGATGTCGTCCAGGTTCAGGATCGGAATATTATCCGCATCGAGAAGCAGGAGGTCCTTGAAACTCGATGCAATGATCGCGGCCGACTTTAGCTGGTAGCCTTCGAAGTAGTGGTTATTGATAACCGCGGGCGGGAGCACGTCTTTCAAGTAGATACATTTGGCGCCCACCTCGGGGAGCAGTTTGGAGCAATAATCATACTCTTCCTCCTCACCTGGGGGAATGAGCACCTCCACCGGCAGCGAGGTGCCTACTTTACGAAGCGATTTGATCAGAAGCAATGCTAACATGCTGAACTTACCGCCGCCAACTGTGACGATGCCAGCGCCGCTGTAGGCGCGTTTGCTGAGCTTGAGGTTGCTTAGCGCATCCACGTAGTGCATGTGTTTGTCTGAAACCATCTGCTTGTCCTTCTGTGTCATCTTGAGACACTTGCTCAAGTGCTCGCGCGTGAGCAGGGGCCAGTGGCTCGTGTCATCCAAGTGCCCCTGCAACACAACTTGGCTCACCTGGCACTGTCTCCCGCTCTTGTGGCTGATCTGCCCCGACGGCGAGTGCTCCGCCAACAGTTCAAACACCTTCTGGTAGAACGCGAAGATCTGCGACTTGCGTTCGGCCTGCTCCGTGCGCGCGGCttcctcctccagcagctccgaCGGCTTGCTCCGCATCTCGCCCTCTTCGATCATCTGGCGCGTCTGGCTTTCCTGTTCCTCCATATGCTGCTGCTTCCCAAACGAGCCCAGGTTTGGGAGCCGGTTCTGCAGGTACTCGGTGTACACCGAAGGGAACTCGCCTGGCAGCCATCGGTTCGTCACCAAGAAGAGCGCACCCAGGGCCACCGTGATCAGGCTCAGCTTCAGCGTCTTCGAGTACTTGCGCCTAAGCATTTCCGCTGCAGCTGTCGTTAAAATGTCTGTTCTATAGCCTGTCCGCACACCGTGGCTGCTACTTCTATTCGTTACTCAGTATTTAGCTCTCGAAGACTCCAAGACAGCTCCAACGAAAGGTCCACGTTAAATACCAATACTTTCAATGCCTACAACAGACTTTGTATGAGACTGTTCCTGAGAAAGCCTGCTCCCTGCGCAATGTCTGGCGCTGTATCCCTTTGACGATCGCGTACGGTTACGAAATATATAGCGCTCGCTGTCCGGCCTCCCAGGTAGGCAGGACCCGGGTATGGCGGCGAAAAAAATTCTCACTCAGCCACACCTGCTCAGTCCCAGGCTCCTGGAACGGATGGCACCGCGGGACGAAATGCTCATAGATACCCATTTCCGATATATCGTTCTATGCACGAAGAATAATAGAGCTGCATAGCTGCAGCGTTCCCCGCTAATCTATTGTATGTTTCTGGCCCCTATTGTCCGCAGACAATTCACGCTCAACTCAAAATTACCACGTGATGAACTTTTTCGGAATATTTGCCCGCCAGCTCCCGGGAAAAGTGGGGAATGACACAATGCCAACTTTGCCGCCGAAGGCGGATAAGAGCACAGCGACCAAGCTAGGGAACCGAGAAACGGACCTGCACATAGGCAATGCATGACATAGGAGTTCTGCGAGGCGGTTGAGATCACAGTCTGTCTGTCCAAACTGCAGGTATATATAGCGGAGCAATTATATATTACGGAAAAGTGTGCTGCTGTAGATTTAGTGTCAGTAGCGTATACAGACAGGTGGGAAAGTTCAAGTGGCGTCGGAGACAGGGGCGGACACAGACAGAACCGCAAGGAGCCAAGGTAGgcgggtatatagacaagCTAGTCAGGACCAGCACTTAGGCGACGGAAGGTGGCCATGCGCAGGGGCGGGATACTAGCGGGGATAATGTTCGTGTCGACGGCAGCGCGGTGGCCGGGGGCCGCCTGGGCGGGGTCGATTTTGGATGTGTGTGGCGGGAGCACGGCGGGATGCAGCGCAGACGGGGACATACACAATGCGTTGCTTGACCCGGTGttggcggcggcgcaggagTTGGCGCTCCGGACGTTCTACTGCGAGGGCGATCCGTTCAGCAAAATTTACGTGCGGTTAAAAGCGCTCGAGCTTACGACGACGCCGGAGGACATCAAGCGGATCTTGGAGACCTGGCCGCGGTGGGGGCTTcggggcgcgggcgcggcgaaCGAGTCCACGCTGTACGACGCGATTTTGAgggaggcgctggaggcTGAGGTGGCAGACCTCGTGGCGCGCGAGGAGGCGGGGGAGGCCGacgcggcgctgctgggcgGCGCCTGGGACTTCGCGCAGGACATTGCGCTGTTCGAGCGACCGATCATGGAGGTCGCGGCGGCGTACGTCGACGCGCTACGCGGCTTGAAGGCGATCCTACAGGAGCCCGGGAACGTGAACACAGACGTGGTCCGGGCCTGGATCAACGACTGGTTTGTCAAGTCTCCGATGATGTTCCGTCTCGCCTTGCTCCAGATAAAGAGCTCTGCAAAGCGCATGGCACTCGAACGGAAATACAGGCGGTACTACCTCCAGCGCATTCTCACTGGCGCCTGGTTTTACGTGGATATAACGCACGCGGCGCAGCGGTTATTTGGGGAATATCGCACGGGCTTTGATGACGTCTATCCCGAAGTGTACAACAAATTCTTGCACAATTTGAATAGCTCGTTTGTGGAGGAGTTCAATAGCTTCTACCGTCGTCCCAACTTCGCCTCCGAATCGCCCACCGATGGTGATCCACAAGAAATCATGTTTAGGATGCTCGAGTACTCACTCAGGGGAGTCTTCGCGCTAAAAGAGCCGATGGCGACCTGTTTCCTTGGAGTAGCATTCGTATCTGCCCACGATGAATGTTATAAGTGTATTGTAAATACGAGCCAACGCGAGTTGGTGCTTATGTATAAACTTATAACTATGTACATGTCAATGAAAACCAAATCAAGTTAATATATTCTGCAGCACATACTTTTTACAAATTGCGGAGGGCCTTGAAAACCTCGCGCAGGCTTTGAGTCGCAGACTCGGAGGCAGGCTGGCAACCAAAGCGCGACAGGAACTCAATGTCTACCGAACATGTTGCAATCTCCTCTGCGTATTCGTCGAAGATCGACGAACACCTACCGCGGACATGTTGCAGTTGGTCCTTCATCAATTTCTTTAGTGTCGGAGACTTTATCCGTTTTATTCCATCCAAGGTCTTCAAAGTTAACAACACAGTACTATAGCCATGCACAAGCTTCCAGTCACGCTCAAGACCAAAGTCCGGTATCTTTTGTAGATGATCCATCAAAAATTCCTCCTGAATATCATCCATGTGCTCGTACACATTGGAGATGACGTCCCAGGCCCACTTTTCATATCTGGTGAATTGTTTGAAGTCTTTTTGTGCTGGCGCGAGAATCTCCACCACTGGGGAGAAAGCCCCAGCACTAATACCCTCCAACATAAATTCCTGACATAATTGAAGCCTTACGTAGGCATCGTCAACACGCATGTATCCAGACAATGTTGAAAATGCATTCTTATCATTCGCGGTCTCGAAGACCACATTAAAGTCACGGTTGTCAGCCAAGGAGTTTGATTCTGGCAGATTCAAATTGAGAATCTCCATCTGTATACGCTTTAGGTGAGACGCTCTCTTATCGTTGCAGATCCGGAGTAGTTTTAGGTGTTCTCCAATTTTGTGCCACCTCATAATAGACCTTCGCAGCTGATCATAAAAAGAAAACATGCCGGGCAACTTGGTGTAGCTCTTTCTTTCAAACGCTATTTTCAGCAGCGTGGGCAATCCGCCTAGGGATTGATAGATCGGTTGCTCGTCTTCCGCGAGACAAAGGGCCTGTACATAGGGGTGTGATTTGTTCGGGAAGAAGGAAGCGTACCGGGTATACAGCAGATGGTCCACGATGTCGTTTTGAACATTTTTCACCTTCAAATTTTCGTAGTGCTTGTGCGCTGCTGGGGTGATGCCAAGGTATTGATATAGCACGATCAACCATATTCTGGTATCGTAGTTGTAGGCGTCTTGAGCTTGGTATGACTCCAACAGAGAAATCGCTGTTAGGACGTTCCCCAGGGTTATCCGGGAATCGACCACTAGGTTCTGCACGAGTTGTAAAATCAAATGAGAGCAGCAAGAATAGTTTGTGTCTGGCTTGGTCAGCAAGGTTGGTCGATATTCCAGAAATAGGTTGCTAAACTGGTCCATGGTTGTTTCTGGGCAAATCCGTGCCCAGTTGACATCATGGTCTATGGATCTTTCAAAGCTCGAAAAGAGAGTCAACAGCTGTGACCTATCTATGTGTTCCATGTAGTGCTCCAGGTCAACAGGGCAGCAGGTTTTGTCGTGGAAGCGAGCCAAGTATGGCTGCAGATCATCTGTAGTGACACGGCCATTGTAGAGAACCCCGAGTTCGAGGTGGGTGAGTAACCCGTTTCTTGTAGCTGGCAGCTGGCTTTCGACATCTGCACGTGGTAGACCTAGCTTGTGAGCGCTCTGCGCAAGCGTTTTGCAGAGTACGAAGTCGTCTAGATGCACGAGCAGTTTGCCGCATACTTCGTAGAGATCCGCGTGCCGCTCAAGCTTCAGCAAATTATCCAACAACAAGTCTTTCAGGTACAGGTCCAGAGAATTGGCTTTTTCGGCTCCCCAGAAGGTGAGTATCTCATCCACGATTTCCGCTGCCTTATCTTCGTCGAGCAGCTCACAAACCTGGCAGAATACAACtagctcctcctcctttGGATAGGGCTTCAGTTGGACGAGAATCTTGTAGGCAAGCTGCGGCAATAGCTGCTGCTCTTGCTTCGCCATGGTAGCAGGGCGCACCCTGGCCCAAGAGAGCAACACAACCGCGTTCCAGAACTTCGCTGCCCGGACATCCTTACAGAACCGGCTCAGCTGAAACGTGGCGCGGTTTAGCGAATTGAAGTCCAAGTCCTGAATCGCCTGCTGGAACCACCGGTAGCACAGGTCGAACGTCGGGTATTTCTTCATTGCTGTCTCGTACGGTTTCAGCGGGGGAATGGGGCTGTAAAGCTCTAACAGAAATGTACGCAGCAGGTCCAACGACTTTGCGTCATGCGGCAGCGTCGTGTTCGCCTCCAGAAGCGGCCCCAGCATCAGCTCGTACTGGTACTTGCTGGGCGACTGCTTAAAGCGCACGTACTGTTCGAGCAGCCTGAAATAGGTCGACGACGGGAACTGGCGCACAACCTTGCTCACGGCATTGATGGCCTGTTTGTACGAATCCTTCTGCACAAGCGTTAATATCTCCTCTTCGTGCTTATTCATGATTCCTGCGGCGTCCTCCTATTGCAAGCAGATACTGCAGGCAGAAAACAGCGTCtccagcttgcaggaggatTTGTGCTGGGTATCCCACTGTTCAGGCCGAGCGTTAAACTGAAAAAATTACGAAGGCAGAGACCGTATTACTCGTAGTCACCGCGGCCACGTGATGAAGGGACCACCAGTTTGGTGTGCTACAGCGCTCAGCGCCTAGCCTAGCGGACTGTCAGACGTGACTCTCCACTGGCAGGGCGCCTTCGGCGGACTTGAAGGGCGCTCGAAGTCTTCCTCGTATTTCTTTTTGTACTGTAGAGTTCCTCGAGGAtgttgaaaaattttaaTGCGATGAGCAGGTAGGTAGGCAGAGGTACCTAAGGCAGACGAGTAACATAGCT encodes the following:
- the IPP1 gene encoding inorganic diphosphatase IPP1 (Syntenic homolog of Saccharomyces cerevisiae YBR011C (IPP1)) — protein: MSYTTRQIGAKNTLDYRVFIEKAGKVVSPFHDIPLYADEENQIFNMVVEIPRWTNAKLEITKEEAMNPIIQDTKKGKLRYVRNCFPHHGYIHNYGAFPQTWEDPNVAHPETKAYGDNDPLDVLEIGETIAYTGQVKQVKVLGVMALLDEGETDWKIIVIDVHDPLAPKLNDIEDVEKHLPGLLRATNEWFRIYKIPDGKPENQFAFSGEAKNRKYALDVIRECHEAWCQLVAGKAADDKKVSLANSTLQESVAYAPEVAAAVPAANPLPDAPIDKSIDKWFFISGSA
- a CDS encoding AER018W-Ap (NOHBY539; No homolog in Saccharomyces cerevisiae) — encoded protein: MRRGGILAGIMFVSTAARWPGAAWAGSILDVCGGSTAGCSADGDIHNALLDPVLAAAQELALRTFYCEGDPFSKIYVRLKALELTTTPEDIKRILETWPRWGLRGAGAANESTLYDAILREALEAEVADLVAREEAGEADAALLGGAWDFAQDIALFERPIMEVAAAYVDALRGLKAILQEPGNVNTDVVRAWINDWFVKSPMMFRLALLQIKSSAKRMALERKYRRYYLQRILTGAWFYVDITHAAQRLFGEYRTGFDDVYPEVYNKFLHNLNSSFVEEFNSFYRRPNFASESPTDGDPQEIMFRMLEYSLRGVFALKEPMATCFLGVAFVSAHDECYKCIVNTSQRELVLMYKLITMYMSMKTKSS
- the APC11 gene encoding anaphase promoting complex subunit 11 (Syntenic homolog of Saccharomyces cerevisiae YDL008W (APC11)), encoding MQLQINNIQCVASWYWDVPKELKRDSPVYEDEDEEDVCGICRGSYNGTCPNCKLPGETCPLIVGSCHHNFHVHCIYQWLNTSTSKGLCPMCRQAFSLREGIRINEPHRDKFEKVLMKARQQSVVSVAGANPVGPDQDDVIIDQEFIR
- the HHT1 gene encoding histone H3 (Syntenic homolog of Saccharomyces cerevisiae YBR010W (HHT1)), whose protein sequence is MARTKQTARKSTGGKAPRKQLASKAARKSAPSTGGVKKPHRYKPGTVALREIRRFQKSTELLIRKLPFQRLVREIAQDFKTDLRFQSSAIGALQESVEAYLVSLFEDTNLAAIHAKRVTIQKKDIKLARRLRGERS
- the MDM20 gene encoding Mdm20p (Syntenic homolog of Saccharomyces cerevisiae YOL076W (MDM20)), translating into MNKHEEEILTLVQKDSYKQAINAVSKVVRQFPSSTYFRLLEQYVRFKQSPSKYQYELMLGPLLEANTTLPHDAKSLDLLRTFLLELYSPIPPLKPYETAMKKYPTFDLCYRWFQQAIQDLDFNSLNRATFQLSRFCKDVRAAKFWNAVVLLSWARVRPATMAKQEQQLLPQLAYKILVQLKPYPKEEELVVFCQVCELLDEDKAAEIVDEILTFWGAEKANSLDLYLKDLLLDNLLKLERHADLYEVCGKLLVHLDDFVLCKTLAQSAHKLGLPRADVESQLPATRNGLLTHLELGVLYNGRVTTDDLQPYLARFHDKTCCPVDLEHYMEHIDRSQLLTLFSSFERSIDHDVNWARICPETTMDQFSNLFLEYRPTLLTKPDTNYSCCSHLILQLVQNLVVDSRITLGNVLTAISLLESYQAQDAYNYDTRIWLIVLYQYLGITPAAHKHYENLKVKNVQNDIVDHLLYTRYASFFPNKSHPYVQALCLAEDEQPIYQSLGGLPTLLKIAFERKSYTKLPGMFSFYDQLRRSIMRWHKIGEHLKLLRICNDKRASHLKRIQMEILNLNLPESNSLADNRDFNVVFETANDKNAFSTLSGYMRVDDAYVRLQLCQEFMLEGISAGAFSPVVEILAPAQKDFKQFTRYEKWAWDVISNVYEHMDDIQEEFLMDHLQKIPDFGLERDWKLVHGYSTVLLTLKTLDGIKRIKSPTLKKLMKDQLQHVRGRCSSIFDEYAEEIATCSVDIEFLSRFGCQPASESATQSLREVFKALRNL
- the TRP1 gene encoding phosphoribosylanthranilate isomerase TRP1 (Syntenic homolog of Saccharomyces cerevisiae YDR007W (TRP1)), whose protein sequence is MVVAKVCGVRDAGAAAAAAAAGAGFVGMVCVPGRRRTVGREEARAIAAAVRGAPGTRLVGVFQDQAPEEVLRLQRELGLDAVQLHGAEDWAAFRAQLPASTLLIKSFVFPRDCEAALAMHRAARGRNCMVLFDAAGGGSGARLDWAALAAWGAAHADVQFMLAGGLTPANVAEAARLPGVVAVDVSSGVETGGAKDGNKIRQFVENAKGI
- the MNN2 gene encoding alpha-1,2-mannosyltransferase MNN2 (Syntenic homolog of Saccharomyces cerevisiae YBR015C (MNN2)), which produces MLRRKYSKTLKLSLITVALGALFLVTNRWLPGEFPSVYTEYLQNRLPNLGSFGKQQHMEEQESQTRQMIEEGEMRSKPSELLEEEAARTEQAERKSQIFAFYQKVFELLAEHSPSGQISHKSGRQCQVSQVVLQGHLDDTSHWPLLTREHLSKCLKMTQKDKQMVSDKHMHYVDALSNLKLSKRAYSGAGIVTVGGGKFSMLALLLIKSLRKVGTSLPVEVLIPPGEEEEYDYCSKLLPEVGAKCIYLKDVLPPAVINNHYFEGYQLKSAAIIASSFKDLLLLDADNIPILNLDDIFQSKPYVEHGLVLWPDFWRRSTSPDYYEIARVQVDYNRRVRNHIDNLTPASVYTQNMKDLSSIPMHDMEGTLPDPSTESGQLLIDKERHLSTVLLSLYYNVNGETWYYPLFSQGAPGEGDKETFIAAANFYRKPYYQVRTSTGAEGYHTKKGFSGVAMLQHDFREDYRRYEAAREDVKTKYAKSQQYDPEYTVEGFYKKYFEDPNQPPVDVMFVHANLPKFEPLKMSEKQLLMENGSHFRSYSHLDKLHNYDIELESFRVLNEYLCVRKVQLKFYKDKLSRPAKWNSMCKYVEDRLKFLESTHEEALRKT
- a CDS encoding glutaredoxin (Syntenic homolog of Saccharomyces cerevisiae YDL010W (GRX6) and YBR014C (GRX7)); this encodes MLPKSNSKFISRRGMRMLLVTGVLLVLTYFIIQNGTTSDQFVTPIAPRPVPNAPSVQDTVEAEEPSVQLLSKGAEGAVAASKEDVDVARAQQQSKVLFDAAKTYNEILSLSSMVVFSKSTCPLSSGLKQLLNNNYEFLPDYQVVELDKHANGAELQKYVTKTTARSTVPNLVINGVSRGGHDSIMELHKTGELLESLRKWANGKITVTQKQRPSNS